From a region of the Streptomyces sp. NBC_01454 genome:
- a CDS encoding SigE family RNA polymerase sigma factor, with the protein MTTPVCTSASTAAVFPTFSSYVRARGPVLLRAARSMSGNPNDAEDLLQTALTKTFMAWERIEDHRALDGYVRRALINTRTSQWRKRRVEEFAVDEMPEPDPLPAPDPAELQGLRDAMWRAVMRLPPRQRAMVVLRYYEDLSEAQTAEVMEVSIGTVKSAVSRALAKLREDPELGMIA; encoded by the coding sequence ATGACCACGCCAGTGTGCACAAGCGCCTCAACCGCCGCTGTGTTCCCGACGTTCTCGTCCTATGTACGGGCCCGGGGGCCGGTCCTGCTGCGCGCTGCGCGGTCGATGTCCGGCAACCCGAACGACGCCGAGGACCTCCTCCAGACCGCGCTCACCAAGACCTTCATGGCCTGGGAGCGCATCGAGGACCACCGCGCCCTGGACGGCTACGTCCGTCGCGCGCTGATCAACACCCGCACCTCCCAGTGGCGCAAGCGCAGGGTGGAGGAGTTCGCCGTCGACGAGATGCCGGAGCCGGACCCGCTGCCGGCACCCGACCCGGCCGAGCTCCAGGGCCTGCGCGACGCGATGTGGCGCGCCGTGATGCGACTGCCGCCCCGCCAGCGGGCCATGGTCGTGCTCAGGTACTACGAGGACCTGAGCGAGGCCCAGACCGCCGAGGTCATGGAGGTCTCGATCGGCACGGTCAAGAGCGCCGTCTCCCGCGCCCTGGCCAAGCTCCGGGAGGA